A region of Mauremys mutica isolate MM-2020 ecotype Southern chromosome 2, ASM2049712v1, whole genome shotgun sequence DNA encodes the following proteins:
- the LOC123362800 gene encoding cathelicidin-related peptide Oh-Cath-like produces the protein METCLKVLLLVGVVTAAPAPSSSPLPTHEAAVLAAVEIYNQEPGTTLAYRLLEAEPQPDWDMSSKTIQSLTFTVKETVCPVSEKRDPNQCEFKEDGLVKDCSGFFSTEQDPPSIIIKCEEASEEV, from the exons ATGGAGACCTGCCTGAAAGTCCTGCTGCTCGTCGGGGTGGTCACAGCAGCCCCCGCGCCCTCATCGTCCCCTCTGCCAACCCACGAGGCTGCGGTTTTAGCTGCAGTAGAGATCTACAACCAAGAGCCAGGCACAACACTGGCCTATCGGCTCCTGGAAGCTGAGCCGCAGCCAGACTGG GACATGTCTTCAAAAACTATCCAATCGCTGacattcactgtgaaagagaCAGTGTGCCCGGTATCAGAGAAACGCGACCCCAACCAGTGTGAATTCAAAGAAGACGGG CTGGTCAAAGACTGCTCTGGCTTCTTCTCCACTGAACAGGACCCCCCTTCCATCATTATCAAATGTGAGGAGGcgtctgaggag GTTTAA